DNA from Geobacter sulfurreducens PCA:
AGGGGCTTCCCGGTTTTCTCCCCGGTCCGGTAGTTCCTGTTCCGTTGTCATTCCTACAGTTCTCCCATGGCTTTGCTGACACGGGCCTTTGCGACCTGGAAGTCGAAAACGGCCCGGTGATAATCGGTCTTTATCTGGGTAAGCAGTGTCTGGGCATCGAGCACATCAGTGGCCGTGCCGACCTGAGCCTGGTAGCGGTCCCTATTGATCCTCAGGTTTTCTTCTCCCTGGCGGATTGCCGTTTCGACGCTCTTGATCCGCTGTTCCGCCACCCGGGCATCGTTCAGGGCAGTGGCAAGCTCGAGCCGGACCTGTTCCCGCGCCAGTCGCAACGCATCGCGGCTCCTGGTGAGGCGCTCGACTGACTGCCGGTGCCTGGATTCCGTGGCGAAGCCTTCGAAGAGATTGATCTTCAGCCCCACCGTTGCGGCATAGATTGCCTGCTCGCGCACCTTGCTGTTCTCCACGTAGTCGACACCGGCCTTGGCATAGAGTTCGGGGTAGTAACCGCTCCTGGCCTCGGAAACTTCTGCATCGGCGGCGTCTGCGCTTCGCGCAAGGGCAGTCAGTTCGGGACGATTGGCAAAGGCGCGTTCTTCGGCCCCGGCGGTATCGGGCATGGCGGATTCAGTTCCCTCTTCAAGCTCGTCACGCTGATCGAGAGGTCTTCCGGTCAGGTGATTCAGGTACATCCAGCGGTTTTCGAGACGATTTGCCGCCACCAGGCGCTTCTGGGAGCTTTCCGCCAGTCTGACCTGGGCCTGGAGCAGGTCGTTGCGGGTGACCACCCCCTGTTCGAAGAGATTGGTGGCGATCCGCAGATGGTCGGTTCGCTGGGCCACTTCCTCCTCGGCGGTGCCGAGGAGGCGCCGTGCTTCGAGGATGCCGAAATAGGCCTCGACAACCTGGAGGAATACGTCTTTCTCGGCCGCTGCGTATTGCTGGGCAGTCGCCTCGTGGAGGAGGGACGCCCGCTGCCGGCGCGAGGAGGTGCGGCCGAAATCATAGATGGTCTGGGTCACGGAGAGGTTGAAGAATCCATAGGTGCCGTCCTGGGTCTCAATGCTGCCCCGTTCGCCGAAATTCACCGCCTGGGGCTTTGCCTGGAGGGTGTACCCGCCCTGGAAGTCCACGCGCGGGAGAAAGCCGCTTCGGGCCTGGGTGATCGCCTCTTGCGCGATAAGGCGGTCGGAAGCTGTTACGGCCAGCGAGTAGTTGCCGGCCGCGGCCAGACTCAGGCATTCTTTGAGTGAAAGCGCGCTGGCCATGGCCGGCGTCGCTGCACAGAGCGCAAGGATCAGGAAGGGGATGCTACGGATTGGTAGTGGTTTCATGGCGATTCTCCGGGGCGGTCCTGATTTTTTCCAGGAGATGATGCAGACTGTTCTGTTCGTCTTCTGATAGGGGAGCGAGAAAGCGGGCAAGCACCTCCGCCGCAGTGGCGCAGAGTTCGTGTTCGAGTGTCATGCCCCGTTGGGTGAGGCAGATGCGATAGGCGCGGCGGTCTTCGGGGTGGGGCTGCCGCTTGACCAGACCGAGCTTTTCGAGCCGGTCAACGAGACCGCCGATGGTGGTCCGGTCAATGAGGGTCTTCTGGGACAGGGCCGTCTGGGATTGGCCATCTTCTTTCCAGAGAAAGGCAAGGACGCTGAACTGCGGAGGGGTCAGGCCGTAGGGATCCAGTTGGTCTTTGAACAACGCAAAGCCCCGCTGATAAGCCTTGGCAAGGTGGAAGCCGATACTGTTCTCAATGTCGTACATGCTGGCATCCGATCGCTGCGTACAATGACAGTCATTGTACAGATAATCAGTATACTGTCAATGCGTGCCTGGGCTGTCGATGTCTGCTTGGCAGTGCAGGGGAAGGTTGTTAAGGCTGTTGCCGAACCGGCGCAGTCAGGGCTGAGGTTTCGGGCGGGCTGGCCAGTGCCGCGGTTGGCGGCGCATTATTGGTCGGGGCTGGTTGGGGCGGTTCCGGTGCGCTGACCTGGGGAAGAAACGCAAGGGCCGGTGCGGCAGGACGGTAGAGCCTGCGGTATACCTCCGCAAAAGTCAGGACTTTTTTTACATACTCGCGGGTTTCGTAGTAGGGAATGTTCTCGATGAATTCGTCTTCGCGCAGGCCGGCAAGGGAACGCCGCCACCGGTCCACCGGCCTGGAGCCCGCATTGTAGGCCGCCACGGCGGAAACCACATTGCCGTTGTACTGCTTGAGCAGGTCTTTCAGGTGTCTGACCCCGAGGCCGACATTGAAGGTTGGGTCAGTGAGGCGCGCTGAAATACCGTTGGCGGGGGACGAACCGTTGACCATGCCCTTGGCGGTGGACGGCATGAGCTGCATGAGCCCCACCGCGCCGACCGGTGAGAGGGCGACTGGAGAGAAGCCGCTTTCGGCCTTGATGAGTCCGTAGATCAATTCTTCGGGGATAGTGTGGCGGTTTGCCTCGGCAGCGACCGAGTCGCTGAATCCGCGGGGATAGAGCAGTCCCCAGGTAGTCGCCGTTTCGCCGTCCATGCGGCGGGGTTGCTCCCCGCGCAGGGCCGCGGCCGCGGATGAATAATCATTCATCTCCAGGTAGAGACGGGCGATGCCCAGGAGCCCCTTACCCCGCGACGAGCCGTTTTTGCGGGCGATGGAGAGTTCGCTCCTGGCCTGATCATGGAGCCCCATGGCGATAAGTGCTCGTGCTCGTTCGTGTCCGGCAGGAGGGGAGATGGTCTGGCGCAGGTCGTGCACTATCAGGGGTATTGCCCCTTCCTGAGGTGCCGGGTCGGTCGCCGTAAAGGTATAGAAGGAAAAAGGGTATTCCTCTGCAAGCATGGCAAAACTCTGCCGGGCCACGGTTTCTTCTCCGATGCGCTGGAGGGAACGCCCGTGCCAGTACAGCGCCCGTTCCCGGTAGTCGGCAGAAGCGGTCAGAAGCCGGAATGACTCCGCGGCAGAGCGATAGTCGCCGGTGTTGTAGCGAGCCCAGGCAGTTTCCCACATTGCTCGAGGTTTGAGTTTCGTCCCGGGATAGGTTGTCAGCAGTTTTTCCAGGACTGCCAGCTGATCAGCGTACCGCCCCTGGAATTTGCGGACAAATGCCGCCTCCAGCAGCGCATTATCCGCCCATTCCGACGTGGGGGCCGTCTCCGCAAGCTTGAGAAAGCCGAGGAATGCCTCGTCATCGTTGCCAGCTTTGTTCTGGGCTCGGGCGAGCAGGAAACGGGCTTCGTCGGCAATCTCCCGCTTCGGCTCACGCTCGATGAGGCTGGAGAATGTGCGGGCAGCATCCTTGTACCGTCTCAGTTTTAGGAGTGTCTCGCCAATTTTCAGTGCCACGCGGTCGTTGAAGCCGGCAAGCTGCTCCTTGAGGGGAATGGTATTGAAGACGGCAAGGGCGCGTTCGTACTTGCCGAGATTGTAGAGCGTAGTTCCTCGTTTGAGGAGTTCATCGGGCGTTAGCGGAACGGCAGGGAATCCGAGCGCCTCAAGTCGCTTGAGTTCCTGTTCCGCGGTTTCAGCCACGGGAGATGCCGGATAGGCAAGCCAGATAGCCCGCAGTTCCTGGACAGCCCGTCGCGGGTCGTCAAGGCCTTCGCGGCAGAGGGCCGTTTTCAGGTTGGCGGTGACTGAGTCGGTTCCCGAAGGGTACAGTTCAATGAACCGTATGTAGGAGGCAAGGGCCTGACGGTACTCTTTGCGGGCGAACTGGGCATCCGCGAGGAGCATGCGCGCCTTTCGCAGGGTCGGGCTGTCGGGCCAGGTCCCCACGAGTCGTTGCAGCACTTCTTCCGCCTCGTCGTAGCGGGTCGCCGCCATGAGTGCCTCCGCCTGCCAGAACAGTGCGTAATCGGCCAACAGCGGAAGATCCTTTGCCGCAACGCCAAGAAGCTCGGAGGCTTCGGGCCACTGCTCAAGGCGACGGGCTGCCACGCCGTCCAGGAAGGTCCGCTCGGGAGATGGCGGGACGGAGCGCAGCTCATCGCGCACAGCGCGATAATCTTTATCCTTCATGCGAAGTGCTGCATTGCGGAGCGGTGCATCAGGGACCGGAGCCATGGGCTGCGCAAAAGCTGACACCCCGAACAGGAGGCAGGCGAGGGAGACAACAAGGAGTCTGGTGTACATATACTGCAAACCTCGTGGGGCACGGCGCAGGTGACGCAACGCCGGTGAGTGGCATGAAAAACGCCGGCCCCGAACCGCCGGCCGGCGTCAACGGCTTAAATACTACCCGCAAGGGGACGGAAAATGCAAAGGGTTTTTCAGTGATTGCGCCCGTATACGGATTGACTTTGCCGTGAAACTGCATGCATAGTAGCCGTGGCGTACAGCCGGGAGAGGGGACGGATGATGAAACGGAAACGGGAGGAAGTCCTCGCGTTCATCCGCGAGCAAGGGGGCAGCACCCCCTTCAGGGACATGATGCAGGCCTTTGGCGTAACCAAGGCCAATCGGCTGGGATTCAAGCAGTTCGTGGACCAACTGGTGTCGGCGGGCGATCTGGTGAAACAGCGCGGCAACCGCTACGCCGTCCCGTCAGAGGAAACCGTCGTCCGGGGGCGTCTTGTCACTCATCGCGAGGGATACGGCTTCGTGGTTCCCGAGGGGGGAGGAGACGACGTCTACGTCCCGGCCCGATACCTGGGGGGAAACCTCCACGGGGATGTGGTTGAAGTCCGGGTTGAATCCTTTAAGCGTGGAGGGAAGAAGGAAGGGCGGATTATCCGGACCATCGAACGGGGGCTCAAGCGGATCGTCGGCCGATTCGACACCGCCGGCGGGGTGGGGTTCGTCCAGCCGGACGACACCCGCATCACCCGGGATATCGCGGTTCCCCAAAAAGCATGGGGGGGGGCCCGCAGCGGTCAGGTGGTAGTGGCGGAGCTTACGGCCTGGCCCACGGAGCGGAAGAAGGCGGAGGGGCGCATCGTGGAAGTGTTGGGCTCTCCCGACGACCCCGAGGTTGAGGTCCTCACCATTATCCGCAAGCATGACCTTCCCTATGAATTTCCCGTAGACGTACTGACTGAGGCCCGTTCCACTCCGCAGGAGGTGCGCAGGGGGGACGTGGCCAAACGGGTGGATCTGCGGGAGCGGCTTACCGTCACCATTGACGGCGAGACGGCCCGGGATTTCGATGACGCGGTATCCGTGCAGCGGGAAAAGGGGGGCGACATCCGCCTCTGGGTCTCCATCGCCGATGTGTCCCACTACGTGAAACCGGGATCTGCCCTGGACCGTGAAGCCTACCTGCGGGGAACCTCTGTCTATTTCCCCGATCGCTGTATCCCCATGCTGCCCGAGGAACTTTCCAACGGCATCTGTTCGCTCAATCCCCAGGTGGAGCGCCTGACGCTCACGGCCGAGATGCTGTTCACCCGAAGCGGGGCCATTAAGTCCTCGTCGTTCTATCCGAGCGTGATCAGGAGCGCCGCACGGCTCACCTATACGACGGTCCGCAAGGTGCTCGTAGACGGCGATCCGGAGGCAATCAAGGCCAACCGTCACCTGGTAGACGACCTTGAAGTAATGAAGGAGTTGGCGCTGCGCCTCATGGAGAAGCGGAAAAAACGCGGCAGCATCGACTTCGACCTGCCCGAGCCGCAGATCGTCCTGGATCTCCAGGGGGAGATGGTGGATATCATCCGGTCCGAGCGCAACCTTGCCCACCGGATCATTGAAGAGTTCATGCTGGCGGCCAACGAGGCGGTGGCGTCCCATATCGAGGAGCGGGGAATACCCTCTCTCTATCGGGTTCACGAACCGCCCGACCCGACCAAGCTGACCGACTTCCGGGAGTTCATTTTCAATTTCGGCTATGCCTTCCGGATGGATGGCGACCGGGTCGACCCCCACGAACTTCAGCGGCTCATCGACGAAGCCGAGGGAAAGCCCGAGGAGCGGATGATCAACGAGGTGCTCCTGCGGTGCATGAAGCAGGCCCGCTACAGCCACGAAAACTTGGGGCATTTCGGCCTGGCGGCCCGTTGCTACACCCATTTCACCTCCCCCATCCGCCGTTATCCCGACCTGGTTGTGCACCGCATTCTCAAGGACATTCTCGCCGGGGCCATGACTGAGAAGGAACAGGAGCGCCTGGCCGCCGCCCTGCCGGAGACGGCCGAGCAGACGAGTCGCCGGGAGCGTCTCGCAATGGAGGCTGAACGGGAGATCGTGGCGCTCAAGAAGGCCCAATTTATGAAGGAGCGGGTCGGCGAAACCTTTGAGGGCTATATCACCGGGGTAAGCTCCTTCGGCTTTTTCGTGGAGCTGATCGATCTGTTTGTCGAGGGGATGGTTCATGTCTCTACCCTGGCCAATGACTTTTACCGTTACGAGGAGAAACGGCACTCGCTGGTGGGAGAACGGACAAAGGAGACCTTCAGGATCGGCGACAGGGTCAGCGTTCTGGTGGCTGCGGTGAGCATTGAGCGGCGGCAGGTGGAGTTCGTTCTCGCGGGTCTCCACGAAGTCCGGCCGGGCTCGGCGGAAAGGACGTCGGCGACGGAGGAGTATCCGCGGATACCGGTCAGGGGTAAGCGACCCAAGGCTCTTCAGGCACCCCGGGGCAAGGGGGGAGGGCGCGGCCGTGGTTCCGGGGAGAAGCGTACGGGGGGCAAAGGTGGCCGCCCCAAACGGTGACATTTGCCGGATACGCCATCCGTCCGCTTTACTCAAGTTGTCGCGCTGTGCTAATGTCTATCGGTTAAACCACGTACGTTAAGGTAGAGGTGACATGTCAGAAGATAATCAGAAGGTCCTGCCGTTCCTCGAACATCTGGTGGAACTGCGCAAGCGGCTTATCATCATCATTGTGGCGGTTGTGGTGGGCATGGGGTTCGCCTGGAACCTTTCGAACGGCCTCCTTCACTTTGTTACGAAGCCGATCACCGGCGAAACCTACCTCACTGACATCAAGAAGCAGGTATATCAGGAAGTGGGCAAGCGTTTCCCAGCCGCTTACAAGCAGTTTGAGCTTGAAAAGGCGATGAACGCGGCACCCAAGGAGCGCAAGCTCAACTACAGCGCCCCCCTTGAGCCCTTTTTCGTCCAGTGCAAGATATCGGTTATCGCCGGATTTATCCTGGCGCTTCCCGTTGTGTTTTACCAGCTCTGGCTTTTCATCGCGCCGGGGCTCACCCGGAAAGAAAAGCGGATGGTGCTGCCCTTCGTGACCGTAAGTACGGTGAGTTTCTGCGTGGGGGCACTCTTTTTCCTGGTAGTCATCTGGCCGGTCATCATCAATTTCTCCCTGTCCTATGAAGCGGAGGGGCTCAACAGCCTCTTCAACATGAGTGCGTACATCAACTTCTGCCTCCGCCTGATCCTGATGTTCGGCCTCATCTTCGAGTTGCCGATCCTGATGCTGCTTCTGTCGCGCTTCGGAATTGTTACCTATCAGTTCTTGGCCCGCAACCGTCGCTACGCCCTCCTGGCAAGTTCCATTGTGGCTGCCTTCCACGCCGACCTCATCACCATGTTCGTCATCATGGTGCCGCTGTATATGATGTACGAGATCAGCGTCTGGCTCGTCCTCCTCTTCGGCAAGAAAAAGCCGGTGGAGGCAGTGGCCGGCGAGGGGCCGACCGGCGCCGCGTCATGAAAATCTTCCGGAGCATTGACGAAATTCGTGAACCGTTGCCGAGCCCGGTGGTAACCATCGGCAACTTCGACGGTGTTCATCTCGGCCACCGCGAGATATTCAGACGGGTCAAGCGTGAGGCCGCGCGACTGGACGGGGTTTCCATGGTGATCACCTTCACCCCCCATCCACTGAAGGTCCTGGGGCTCCGGAAGGAGTTGCGTCTCATCAACACCTATGCCGAGAAGGAGCTTCTTATCGAAGCGTCAGGGATTGATTGCCTTCTGACGATCCCCTTTACCGCCGAGTTCGCTGCCATCGGCGCCGAACGGTTCGTGGGCGAGATCCTCGTGGGACGGATCGGGGTGAAGAAGCTCGTCATCGGTTATGATTACGCCTTTGGCAGGAACCGCGAAGGTGATGTGGCCATGCTCCGGAGGATGGGCGAAGAGCACGGTTTCGAGGTGGAAGTGCTCGAGCAGATCGCCAGCGGCGAAACGGTGTACAGCAGCAGTGCCGTGCGGCGGATGATCGCGGCGGGCAATGTTCGTGAGGTGGTCAGCCTGATCGGCCGGCACTATTCAGTCGGGGGGACGGTGGTTCACGGCCGCCGGCGCGGGAAGGATCTGGGTTTCCCCACGGCCAATCTCCGGACCGAAAAGGAATTGATCCCTGCCGCCGGGGTCTATGCGGTCAAGGTGCGAGTGGACGATACCATTCGGGACGGGGCCTGCAATATCGGCAACAACCCCACCTTCGGCAATGAAGAGGTGACTGTCGAGGTTCATATCCTCGACTTCGACGGTGACCTCTACGGCAAGGAAATCCGTGTGTATTTCGTGGATCGGGTCCGTGAGGAACTGCGCTATCCCGATCTCAACGCCCTCAAGGAGGGAATCAGCCGGGATGTGGCCCGGTGTCGCGAGCTTCTGGCCGGCGTCTCCATCATCGAATACCGCGACTATCTCGGTGGTGACGCAGCGTGAGAGGAGTACCCGGCGACAGACGTTTCTGGCTCGGAATCGGGATCAGCGTGTTTTTTGTGGCGCTGCTGGTGCGCTCGGTGGACGGGCATGAACTTCTGCGTGCGTTTCGGGGCATCCATGCCGGCTACGTGGTCGTGGCGGTGGCCGTTACGCTCCTG
Protein-coding regions in this window:
- a CDS encoding MarR family winged helix-turn-helix transcriptional regulator, with amino-acid sequence MYDIENSIGFHLAKAYQRGFALFKDQLDPYGLTPPQFSVLAFLWKEDGQSQTALSQKTLIDRTTIGGLVDRLEKLGLVKRQPHPEDRRAYRICLTQRGMTLEHELCATAAEVLARFLAPLSEDEQNSLHHLLEKIRTAPENRHETTTNP
- a CDS encoding tetratricopeptide repeat protein, with translation MYTRLLVVSLACLLFGVSAFAQPMAPVPDAPLRNAALRMKDKDYRAVRDELRSVPPSPERTFLDGVAARRLEQWPEASELLGVAAKDLPLLADYALFWQAEALMAATRYDEAEEVLQRLVGTWPDSPTLRKARMLLADAQFARKEYRQALASYIRFIELYPSGTDSVTANLKTALCREGLDDPRRAVQELRAIWLAYPASPVAETAEQELKRLEALGFPAVPLTPDELLKRGTTLYNLGKYERALAVFNTIPLKEQLAGFNDRVALKIGETLLKLRRYKDAARTFSSLIEREPKREIADEARFLLARAQNKAGNDDEAFLGFLKLAETAPTSEWADNALLEAAFVRKFQGRYADQLAVLEKLLTTYPGTKLKPRAMWETAWARYNTGDYRSAAESFRLLTASADYRERALYWHGRSLQRIGEETVARQSFAMLAEEYPFSFYTFTATDPAPQEGAIPLIVHDLRQTISPPAGHERARALIAMGLHDQARSELSIARKNGSSRGKGLLGIARLYLEMNDYSSAAAALRGEQPRRMDGETATTWGLLYPRGFSDSVAAEANRHTIPEELIYGLIKAESGFSPVALSPVGAVGLMQLMPSTAKGMVNGSSPANGISARLTDPTFNVGLGVRHLKDLLKQYNGNVVSAVAAYNAGSRPVDRWRRSLAGLREDEFIENIPYYETREYVKKVLTFAEVYRRLYRPAAPALAFLPQVSAPEPPQPAPTNNAPPTAALASPPETSALTAPVRQQP
- the rnr gene encoding ribonuclease R, whose translation is MKRKREEVLAFIREQGGSTPFRDMMQAFGVTKANRLGFKQFVDQLVSAGDLVKQRGNRYAVPSEETVVRGRLVTHREGYGFVVPEGGGDDVYVPARYLGGNLHGDVVEVRVESFKRGGKKEGRIIRTIERGLKRIVGRFDTAGGVGFVQPDDTRITRDIAVPQKAWGGARSGQVVVAELTAWPTERKKAEGRIVEVLGSPDDPEVEVLTIIRKHDLPYEFPVDVLTEARSTPQEVRRGDVAKRVDLRERLTVTIDGETARDFDDAVSVQREKGGDIRLWVSIADVSHYVKPGSALDREAYLRGTSVYFPDRCIPMLPEELSNGICSLNPQVERLTLTAEMLFTRSGAIKSSSFYPSVIRSAARLTYTTVRKVLVDGDPEAIKANRHLVDDLEVMKELALRLMEKRKKRGSIDFDLPEPQIVLDLQGEMVDIIRSERNLAHRIIEEFMLAANEAVASHIEERGIPSLYRVHEPPDPTKLTDFREFIFNFGYAFRMDGDRVDPHELQRLIDEAEGKPEERMINEVLLRCMKQARYSHENLGHFGLAARCYTHFTSPIRRYPDLVVHRILKDILAGAMTEKEQERLAAALPETAEQTSRRERLAMEAEREIVALKKAQFMKERVGETFEGYITGVSSFGFFVELIDLFVEGMVHVSTLANDFYRYEEKRHSLVGERTKETFRIGDRVSVLVAAVSIERRQVEFVLAGLHEVRPGSAERTSATEEYPRIPVRGKRPKALQAPRGKGGGRGRGSGEKRTGGKGGRPKR
- a CDS encoding bifunctional riboflavin kinase/FAD synthetase, translating into MKIFRSIDEIREPLPSPVVTIGNFDGVHLGHREIFRRVKREAARLDGVSMVITFTPHPLKVLGLRKELRLINTYAEKELLIEASGIDCLLTIPFTAEFAAIGAERFVGEILVGRIGVKKLVIGYDYAFGRNREGDVAMLRRMGEEHGFEVEVLEQIASGETVYSSSAVRRMIAAGNVREVVSLIGRHYSVGGTVVHGRRRGKDLGFPTANLRTEKELIPAAGVYAVKVRVDDTIRDGACNIGNNPTFGNEEVTVEVHILDFDGDLYGKEIRVYFVDRVREELRYPDLNALKEGISRDVARCRELLAGVSIIEYRDYLGGDAA
- the tatC gene encoding twin-arginine translocase subunit TatC, coding for MSEDNQKVLPFLEHLVELRKRLIIIIVAVVVGMGFAWNLSNGLLHFVTKPITGETYLTDIKKQVYQEVGKRFPAAYKQFELEKAMNAAPKERKLNYSAPLEPFFVQCKISVIAGFILALPVVFYQLWLFIAPGLTRKEKRMVLPFVTVSTVSFCVGALFFLVVIWPVIINFSLSYEAEGLNSLFNMSAYINFCLRLILMFGLIFELPILMLLLSRFGIVTYQFLARNRRYALLASSIVAAFHADLITMFVIMVPLYMMYEISVWLVLLFGKKKPVEAVAGEGPTGAAS
- a CDS encoding TolC family protein encodes the protein MKPLPIRSIPFLILALCAATPAMASALSLKECLSLAAAGNYSLAVTASDRLIAQEAITQARSGFLPRVDFQGGYTLQAKPQAVNFGERGSIETQDGTYGFFNLSVTQTIYDFGRTSSRRQRASLLHEATAQQYAAAEKDVFLQVVEAYFGILEARRLLGTAEEEVAQRTDHLRIATNLFEQGVVTRNDLLQAQVRLAESSQKRLVAANRLENRWMYLNHLTGRPLDQRDELEEGTESAMPDTAGAEERAFANRPELTALARSADAADAEVSEARSGYYPELYAKAGVDYVENSKVREQAIYAATVGLKINLFEGFATESRHRQSVERLTRSRDALRLAREQVRLELATALNDARVAEQRIKSVETAIRQGEENLRINRDRYQAQVGTATDVLDAQTLLTQIKTDYHRAVFDFQVAKARVSKAMGEL